One Heptranchias perlo isolate sHepPer1 chromosome 5, sHepPer1.hap1, whole genome shotgun sequence DNA window includes the following coding sequences:
- the myb gene encoding transcriptional activator Myb isoform X9, whose protein sequence is MARRLRNSLYSSDEEEEEIEMFDHDYDGPQPKSCKRQLSKTRWTREEDEKLKKLVEQHGTEDWKVIANFLPNRTDVQCQHRWQKVLNPELIKGPWTKEEDQRVIELVQKYGPKRWSVIAKHLKGRIGKQCRERWHNHLNPEVKKTSWTEEEDRIIYQAHKKLGNRWAEIAKLLPGRTDNAIKNHWNSTMRRKVEQEGYLQESPKTSQPTVTTNFQKNNHIMGFAHTPPSAQLPTTQPQVNGDYAYFHIPDPQEISNQMPYPVALHVNMANIPQPGTAAIQRHYNDEDPEKEKRIKELELLLMSTENELRGQQALPTQAADYSGWNGTVVIDNAGAHNSSVAITCLGEHRQPAHPPHMDHGCLPEESASPARCMIHPNGILSPLRNVPNSEYTETLQLIDSFLNTSANDHLEMESPALTSTPVCNQKVIVTTPLHRDQTPKLQKENDAFRTPNIRRSILEGSPRTPTPFKNALAAQEIKYGPLKMLTPSHLAEDIQDVIKQEADETAILNCLHENGQPLLKKIKQEVESPDKKMRKFFTLAPWEREHLNTQLFSQGPLEEVPMQNLLTSSVLMMPVSEKTDDILNKAFTVQMSRQMGSPLQFANTWEAVACGKTEDQLIVTEQARKYMNTFSTRTLVM, encoded by the exons ATGGCTCGGCGGCTACGGAATAG TTTATACAGTAGtgatgaggaggaagaagagattgAAATGTTTGATCATGATTATGATGGTCCACAACCAAAGTCTTGTAAACGCCAGTTAAGTAAAACCCGATGGACACGTGAAGAG gatgaAAAGCTGAAGAAATTAGTTGAACAACATGGAACAGAAGACTGGAAAGTGATTGCTAATTTCCTTCCT AACCGGACCGATGTGCAGTGCCAACACCGATGGCAAAAAGTTCTAAACCCTGAACTTATTAAAGGCCCTTGGACAAAAGAAGAGGATCAAAGG GTAATAGAACTTGTTCAGAAATATGGCCCAAAGCGCTGGTCTGTTATTGCAAAGCACTTAAAAGGCAGAATAGGAAAACAGTGCCGGGAACGGTGGCATAATCACCTGAATCCTGAAGTGAAAAAAACTTCCTGGACTGAGGAAGAAGACCGAATTATATATCAAGCACATAAAAAACTTGGAAATAGATGGGCAGAAATAGCAAAGCTACTTCCTGGAAG GACTGATAACGCTATCAAGAACCATTGGAATTCCACAATGCGTCGTAAAGTAGAGCAAGAGGGCTATCTGCAGGAGTCTCCTAAAACTAGCCAGCCAACGGTGACCacaaactttcaaaaaaataaccATATTATGGGTTTTGCCCATACTCCTCCATCCGCCCAGTTGCCAACTACCCAACCCCAAGTAAATGGTGACTATGCATACTTTCACATTCCTGACCCACAAGAG ATTTCCAATCAGATGCCCTATCCAGTAGCTCTACATGTGAACATGGCCAACATTCCCCAACCAGGCACTGCAGCTATTCAA AGGCACTATAATGATGAAGATCCTGAAAAAGAGAAAAGAATAAAGGAATTAGAGTTGCTACTAATGTCGACTGAAAATGAACTGAGAGGGCAGCAGGCATTACCA ACTCAAGCAGCAGACTACTCTGGTTGGAACGGTACTGTAGTCATTGATAATGCAGGAGCTCACAACAGCAGTGTGGCCATTACTTGCCTGGGAGAACATCGACAGCCCGCACATCCACCTCACATGGATCACGGTTGCTTGCCAGAAGAAAGTGCATCACCAGCAAGATGCATGATTCATCCTAATGGAATACTCTCACCCTTGAGAAATGTTCCAAATTCTGAATACACAGAAACACTTCAACtcatagattca TTTTTAAATACATCTGCAAATGACCATCTAGAAATGGAATCTCCTGCATTAACTTCTACTCCAGTGTGCAATCAAAAGGTCATTGTAACAACTCCACTACATCGTGACCAAACACCTAAGCTTCAAAAAGAAAATGATGC TTTCAGAACTCCAAACATCAGACGATCAATATTGGAAGGCTCACCTAGAACACCTACACCCTTTAAAAATGCACTTGCTGCCCAAGAAATCAAATATGGACCTTTGAAGATGCTG ACACCATCTCATCTTGCAGAAGATATTCAAGATGTAATTAAACAAGAAGCTGATGAAACTGCAATTCTAAATTGTCTTCATGAAAATGGGCAACCACTTTTAAAGAAAATTAAACAGGAA GTGGAATCTCCCGATAAGAAAATGAGAAAATTCTTTACATTGGCACCATGGGAAAGGGAACACTTGAATACTCAGCTTTTCTCACAGGGTCCTTTGGAAGAAGTACCT ATGCAAAATCTCCTGACTAGTTCTGTACTAATGATGCCTGTATCAGAGAAGACAGATGATATTCTTAACAAAGCATTTACGGTACAAATGAGCAGGCAAATGGGCAGTCCTTTGCAG TTTGCTAATACCTGGGAGGCTGTGGCTTGTGGGAAAACTGAAGATCAACTTATTGTAACTGAACAAGCACGCAAATACATGAACACCTTTTCTACCAGAACATTAGTCATGTAA
- the myb gene encoding transcriptional activator Myb isoform X1: MHVDLTSGQRHSLYSSDEEEEEIEMFDHDYDGPQPKSCKRQLSKTRWTREEDEKLKKLVEQHGTEDWKVIANFLPNRTDVQCQHRWQKVLNPELIKGPWTKEEDQRVIELVQKYGPKRWSVIAKHLKGRIGKQCRERWHNHLNPEVKKTSWTEEEDRIIYQAHKKLGNRWAEIAKLLPGRTDNAIKNHWNSTMRRKVEQEGYLQESPKTSQPTVTTNFQKNNHIMGFAHTPPSAQLPTTQPQVNGDYAYFHIPDPQEISNQMPYPVALHVNMANIPQPGTAAIQRHYNDEDPEKEKRIKELELLLMSTENELRGQQALPTQAADYSGWNGTVVIDNAGAHNSSVAITCLGEHRQPAHPPHMDHGCLPEESASPARCMIHPNGILSPLRNVPNSEYTETLQLIDSDPSTWGDLSSFDFLEGEDSTPSKNVTAKITQLQHKESSVCQCEGHTNTSLSKSMVCQGSPASLSSPSPSKFSTPPTILRRKKRGHPNHSTSGDSNCSTLADFSCSTPKRAHVKGLPFSPSQFLNTSANDHLEMESPALTSTPVCNQKVIVTTPLHRDQTPKLQKENDAFRTPNIRRSILEGSPRTPTPFKNALAAQEIKYGPLKMLTPSHLAEDIQDVIKQEADETAILNCLHENGQPLLKKIKQEVESPDKKMRKFFTLAPWEREHLNTQLFSQGPLEEVPMQNLLTSSVLMMPVSEKTDDILNKAFTVQMSRQMGSPLQFANTWEAVACGKTEDQLIVTEQARKYMNTFSTRTLVM; the protein is encoded by the exons ATGCACGTGGATCTGACAAGCGGCCAGCGCCACAG TTTATACAGTAGtgatgaggaggaagaagagattgAAATGTTTGATCATGATTATGATGGTCCACAACCAAAGTCTTGTAAACGCCAGTTAAGTAAAACCCGATGGACACGTGAAGAG gatgaAAAGCTGAAGAAATTAGTTGAACAACATGGAACAGAAGACTGGAAAGTGATTGCTAATTTCCTTCCT AACCGGACCGATGTGCAGTGCCAACACCGATGGCAAAAAGTTCTAAACCCTGAACTTATTAAAGGCCCTTGGACAAAAGAAGAGGATCAAAGG GTAATAGAACTTGTTCAGAAATATGGCCCAAAGCGCTGGTCTGTTATTGCAAAGCACTTAAAAGGCAGAATAGGAAAACAGTGCCGGGAACGGTGGCATAATCACCTGAATCCTGAAGTGAAAAAAACTTCCTGGACTGAGGAAGAAGACCGAATTATATATCAAGCACATAAAAAACTTGGAAATAGATGGGCAGAAATAGCAAAGCTACTTCCTGGAAG GACTGATAACGCTATCAAGAACCATTGGAATTCCACAATGCGTCGTAAAGTAGAGCAAGAGGGCTATCTGCAGGAGTCTCCTAAAACTAGCCAGCCAACGGTGACCacaaactttcaaaaaaataaccATATTATGGGTTTTGCCCATACTCCTCCATCCGCCCAGTTGCCAACTACCCAACCCCAAGTAAATGGTGACTATGCATACTTTCACATTCCTGACCCACAAGAG ATTTCCAATCAGATGCCCTATCCAGTAGCTCTACATGTGAACATGGCCAACATTCCCCAACCAGGCACTGCAGCTATTCAA AGGCACTATAATGATGAAGATCCTGAAAAAGAGAAAAGAATAAAGGAATTAGAGTTGCTACTAATGTCGACTGAAAATGAACTGAGAGGGCAGCAGGCATTACCA ACTCAAGCAGCAGACTACTCTGGTTGGAACGGTACTGTAGTCATTGATAATGCAGGAGCTCACAACAGCAGTGTGGCCATTACTTGCCTGGGAGAACATCGACAGCCCGCACATCCACCTCACATGGATCACGGTTGCTTGCCAGAAGAAAGTGCATCACCAGCAAGATGCATGATTCATCCTAATGGAATACTCTCACCCTTGAGAAATGTTCCAAATTCTGAATACACAGAAACACTTCAACtcatagattca GATCCATCTACATGGGGTGATCTCAGCAGTTTCGACTTCCTCGAAGGGGAAGACAGCACACCTAGCAAAAATGTTACAGCCAAAATCACGCAGCTTCAGCACAAAGAGAGCAGCGTTTGCCAGTGTGAAGGACATACTAACACAAGCCTAAGCAAAAGTATGGTGTGTCAGGGCTCCCCTGCTTCGCTCAGCTCACCCTCTCCTTCAAAGTTCAGCACTCCACCAACTATCCTTCGCCGCAAAAAGAGAGGGCATCCCAACCACTCAACCAGTGGTGATAGTAATTGCTCCACACTAGCTGACTTCAGCTGCTCTACTCCCAAGCGTGCCCATGTCAAAGGTCTGCCCTTCTCTCCCTCGCAG TTTTTAAATACATCTGCAAATGACCATCTAGAAATGGAATCTCCTGCATTAACTTCTACTCCAGTGTGCAATCAAAAGGTCATTGTAACAACTCCACTACATCGTGACCAAACACCTAAGCTTCAAAAAGAAAATGATGC TTTCAGAACTCCAAACATCAGACGATCAATATTGGAAGGCTCACCTAGAACACCTACACCCTTTAAAAATGCACTTGCTGCCCAAGAAATCAAATATGGACCTTTGAAGATGCTG ACACCATCTCATCTTGCAGAAGATATTCAAGATGTAATTAAACAAGAAGCTGATGAAACTGCAATTCTAAATTGTCTTCATGAAAATGGGCAACCACTTTTAAAGAAAATTAAACAGGAA GTGGAATCTCCCGATAAGAAAATGAGAAAATTCTTTACATTGGCACCATGGGAAAGGGAACACTTGAATACTCAGCTTTTCTCACAGGGTCCTTTGGAAGAAGTACCT ATGCAAAATCTCCTGACTAGTTCTGTACTAATGATGCCTGTATCAGAGAAGACAGATGATATTCTTAACAAAGCATTTACGGTACAAATGAGCAGGCAAATGGGCAGTCCTTTGCAG TTTGCTAATACCTGGGAGGCTGTGGCTTGTGGGAAAACTGAAGATCAACTTATTGTAACTGAACAAGCACGCAAATACATGAACACCTTTTCTACCAGAACATTAGTCATGTAA
- the myb gene encoding transcriptional activator Myb isoform X3, protein MHVDLTSGQRHSLYSSDEEEEEIEMFDHDYDGPQPKSCKRQLSKTRWTREEDEKLKKLVEQHGTEDWKVIANFLPNRTDVQCQHRWQKVLNPELIKGPWTKEEDQRVIELVQKYGPKRWSVIAKHLKGRIGKQCRERWHNHLNPEVKKTSWTEEEDRIIYQAHKKLGNRWAEIAKLLPGRTDNAIKNHWNSTMRRKVEQEGYLQESPKTSQPTVTTNFQKNNHIMGFAHTPPSAQLPTTQPQVNGDYAYFHIPDPQEISNQMPYPVALHVNMANIPQPGTAAIQRHYNDEDPEKEKRIKELELLLMSTENELRGQQALPTQAADYSGWNGTVVIDNAGAHNSSVAITCLGEHRQPAHPPHMDHGCLPEESASPARCMIHPNGILSPLRNVPNSEYTETLQLIDSDPSTWGDLSSFDFLEGEDSTPSKNVTAKITQLQHKESSVCQCEGHTNTSLSKSMVCQGSPASLSSPSPSKFSTPPTILRRKKRGHPNHSTSGDSNCSTLADFSCSTPKRAHVKGLPFSPSQFLNTSANDHLEMESPALTSTPVCNQKVIVTTPLHRDQTPKLQKENDAFRTPNIRRSILEGSPRTPTPFKNALAAQEIKYGPLKMLTPSHLAEDIQDVIKQEADETAILNCLHENGQPLLKKIKQEVESPDKKMRKFFTLAPWEREHLNTQLFSQGPLEEVPMQNLLTSSVLMMPVSEKTDDILNKAFTVQMSRQMGSPLQVSQLDLRSPWTWNPVC, encoded by the exons ATGCACGTGGATCTGACAAGCGGCCAGCGCCACAG TTTATACAGTAGtgatgaggaggaagaagagattgAAATGTTTGATCATGATTATGATGGTCCACAACCAAAGTCTTGTAAACGCCAGTTAAGTAAAACCCGATGGACACGTGAAGAG gatgaAAAGCTGAAGAAATTAGTTGAACAACATGGAACAGAAGACTGGAAAGTGATTGCTAATTTCCTTCCT AACCGGACCGATGTGCAGTGCCAACACCGATGGCAAAAAGTTCTAAACCCTGAACTTATTAAAGGCCCTTGGACAAAAGAAGAGGATCAAAGG GTAATAGAACTTGTTCAGAAATATGGCCCAAAGCGCTGGTCTGTTATTGCAAAGCACTTAAAAGGCAGAATAGGAAAACAGTGCCGGGAACGGTGGCATAATCACCTGAATCCTGAAGTGAAAAAAACTTCCTGGACTGAGGAAGAAGACCGAATTATATATCAAGCACATAAAAAACTTGGAAATAGATGGGCAGAAATAGCAAAGCTACTTCCTGGAAG GACTGATAACGCTATCAAGAACCATTGGAATTCCACAATGCGTCGTAAAGTAGAGCAAGAGGGCTATCTGCAGGAGTCTCCTAAAACTAGCCAGCCAACGGTGACCacaaactttcaaaaaaataaccATATTATGGGTTTTGCCCATACTCCTCCATCCGCCCAGTTGCCAACTACCCAACCCCAAGTAAATGGTGACTATGCATACTTTCACATTCCTGACCCACAAGAG ATTTCCAATCAGATGCCCTATCCAGTAGCTCTACATGTGAACATGGCCAACATTCCCCAACCAGGCACTGCAGCTATTCAA AGGCACTATAATGATGAAGATCCTGAAAAAGAGAAAAGAATAAAGGAATTAGAGTTGCTACTAATGTCGACTGAAAATGAACTGAGAGGGCAGCAGGCATTACCA ACTCAAGCAGCAGACTACTCTGGTTGGAACGGTACTGTAGTCATTGATAATGCAGGAGCTCACAACAGCAGTGTGGCCATTACTTGCCTGGGAGAACATCGACAGCCCGCACATCCACCTCACATGGATCACGGTTGCTTGCCAGAAGAAAGTGCATCACCAGCAAGATGCATGATTCATCCTAATGGAATACTCTCACCCTTGAGAAATGTTCCAAATTCTGAATACACAGAAACACTTCAACtcatagattca GATCCATCTACATGGGGTGATCTCAGCAGTTTCGACTTCCTCGAAGGGGAAGACAGCACACCTAGCAAAAATGTTACAGCCAAAATCACGCAGCTTCAGCACAAAGAGAGCAGCGTTTGCCAGTGTGAAGGACATACTAACACAAGCCTAAGCAAAAGTATGGTGTGTCAGGGCTCCCCTGCTTCGCTCAGCTCACCCTCTCCTTCAAAGTTCAGCACTCCACCAACTATCCTTCGCCGCAAAAAGAGAGGGCATCCCAACCACTCAACCAGTGGTGATAGTAATTGCTCCACACTAGCTGACTTCAGCTGCTCTACTCCCAAGCGTGCCCATGTCAAAGGTCTGCCCTTCTCTCCCTCGCAG TTTTTAAATACATCTGCAAATGACCATCTAGAAATGGAATCTCCTGCATTAACTTCTACTCCAGTGTGCAATCAAAAGGTCATTGTAACAACTCCACTACATCGTGACCAAACACCTAAGCTTCAAAAAGAAAATGATGC TTTCAGAACTCCAAACATCAGACGATCAATATTGGAAGGCTCACCTAGAACACCTACACCCTTTAAAAATGCACTTGCTGCCCAAGAAATCAAATATGGACCTTTGAAGATGCTG ACACCATCTCATCTTGCAGAAGATATTCAAGATGTAATTAAACAAGAAGCTGATGAAACTGCAATTCTAAATTGTCTTCATGAAAATGGGCAACCACTTTTAAAGAAAATTAAACAGGAA GTGGAATCTCCCGATAAGAAAATGAGAAAATTCTTTACATTGGCACCATGGGAAAGGGAACACTTGAATACTCAGCTTTTCTCACAGGGTCCTTTGGAAGAAGTACCT ATGCAAAATCTCCTGACTAGTTCTGTACTAATGATGCCTGTATCAGAGAAGACAGATGATATTCTTAACAAAGCATTTACGGTACAAATGAGCAGGCAAATGGGCAGTCCTTTGCAG GTATCCCAGCTGGATTTGAGAAGTCCCTGGACCTGGAACCCTG TTTGCTAA
- the myb gene encoding transcriptional activator Myb isoform X4, with protein sequence MHVDLTSGQRHSLYSSDEEEEEIEMFDHDYDGPQPKSCKRQLSKTRWTREEDEKLKKLVEQHGTEDWKVIANFLPNRTDVQCQHRWQKVLNPELIKGPWTKEEDQRVIELVQKYGPKRWSVIAKHLKGRIGKQCRERWHNHLNPEVKKTSWTEEEDRIIYQAHKKLGNRWAEIAKLLPGRTDNAIKNHWNSTMRRKVEQEGYLQESPKTSQPTVTTNFQKNNHIMGFAHTPPSAQLPTTQPQVNGDYAYFHIPDPQEISNQMPYPVALHVNMANIPQPGTAAIQRHYNDEDPEKEKRIKELELLLMSTENELRGQQALPTQAADYSGWNGTVVIDNAGAHNSSVAITCLGEHRQPAHPPHMDHGCLPEESASPARCMIHPNGILSPLRNVPNSEYTETLQLIDSDPSTWGDLSSFDFLEGEDSTPSKNVTAKITQLQHKESSVCQCEGHTNTSLSKSMVCQGSPASLSSPSPSKFSTPPTILRRKKRGHPNHSTSGDSNCSTLADFSCSTPKRAHVKGLPFSPSQFLNTSANDHLEMESPALTSTPVCNQKVIVTTPLHRDQTPKLQKENDAFRTPNIRRSILEGSPRTPTPFKNALAAQEIKYGPLKMLTPSHLAEDIQDVIKQEADETAILNCLHENGQPLLKKIKQEVESPDKKMRKFFTLAPWEREHLNTQLFSQGPLEEVPMQNLLTSSVLMMPVSEKTDDILNKAFTVQMSRQMGSPLQVSQLDLRSPWTWNPG encoded by the exons ATGCACGTGGATCTGACAAGCGGCCAGCGCCACAG TTTATACAGTAGtgatgaggaggaagaagagattgAAATGTTTGATCATGATTATGATGGTCCACAACCAAAGTCTTGTAAACGCCAGTTAAGTAAAACCCGATGGACACGTGAAGAG gatgaAAAGCTGAAGAAATTAGTTGAACAACATGGAACAGAAGACTGGAAAGTGATTGCTAATTTCCTTCCT AACCGGACCGATGTGCAGTGCCAACACCGATGGCAAAAAGTTCTAAACCCTGAACTTATTAAAGGCCCTTGGACAAAAGAAGAGGATCAAAGG GTAATAGAACTTGTTCAGAAATATGGCCCAAAGCGCTGGTCTGTTATTGCAAAGCACTTAAAAGGCAGAATAGGAAAACAGTGCCGGGAACGGTGGCATAATCACCTGAATCCTGAAGTGAAAAAAACTTCCTGGACTGAGGAAGAAGACCGAATTATATATCAAGCACATAAAAAACTTGGAAATAGATGGGCAGAAATAGCAAAGCTACTTCCTGGAAG GACTGATAACGCTATCAAGAACCATTGGAATTCCACAATGCGTCGTAAAGTAGAGCAAGAGGGCTATCTGCAGGAGTCTCCTAAAACTAGCCAGCCAACGGTGACCacaaactttcaaaaaaataaccATATTATGGGTTTTGCCCATACTCCTCCATCCGCCCAGTTGCCAACTACCCAACCCCAAGTAAATGGTGACTATGCATACTTTCACATTCCTGACCCACAAGAG ATTTCCAATCAGATGCCCTATCCAGTAGCTCTACATGTGAACATGGCCAACATTCCCCAACCAGGCACTGCAGCTATTCAA AGGCACTATAATGATGAAGATCCTGAAAAAGAGAAAAGAATAAAGGAATTAGAGTTGCTACTAATGTCGACTGAAAATGAACTGAGAGGGCAGCAGGCATTACCA ACTCAAGCAGCAGACTACTCTGGTTGGAACGGTACTGTAGTCATTGATAATGCAGGAGCTCACAACAGCAGTGTGGCCATTACTTGCCTGGGAGAACATCGACAGCCCGCACATCCACCTCACATGGATCACGGTTGCTTGCCAGAAGAAAGTGCATCACCAGCAAGATGCATGATTCATCCTAATGGAATACTCTCACCCTTGAGAAATGTTCCAAATTCTGAATACACAGAAACACTTCAACtcatagattca GATCCATCTACATGGGGTGATCTCAGCAGTTTCGACTTCCTCGAAGGGGAAGACAGCACACCTAGCAAAAATGTTACAGCCAAAATCACGCAGCTTCAGCACAAAGAGAGCAGCGTTTGCCAGTGTGAAGGACATACTAACACAAGCCTAAGCAAAAGTATGGTGTGTCAGGGCTCCCCTGCTTCGCTCAGCTCACCCTCTCCTTCAAAGTTCAGCACTCCACCAACTATCCTTCGCCGCAAAAAGAGAGGGCATCCCAACCACTCAACCAGTGGTGATAGTAATTGCTCCACACTAGCTGACTTCAGCTGCTCTACTCCCAAGCGTGCCCATGTCAAAGGTCTGCCCTTCTCTCCCTCGCAG TTTTTAAATACATCTGCAAATGACCATCTAGAAATGGAATCTCCTGCATTAACTTCTACTCCAGTGTGCAATCAAAAGGTCATTGTAACAACTCCACTACATCGTGACCAAACACCTAAGCTTCAAAAAGAAAATGATGC TTTCAGAACTCCAAACATCAGACGATCAATATTGGAAGGCTCACCTAGAACACCTACACCCTTTAAAAATGCACTTGCTGCCCAAGAAATCAAATATGGACCTTTGAAGATGCTG ACACCATCTCATCTTGCAGAAGATATTCAAGATGTAATTAAACAAGAAGCTGATGAAACTGCAATTCTAAATTGTCTTCATGAAAATGGGCAACCACTTTTAAAGAAAATTAAACAGGAA GTGGAATCTCCCGATAAGAAAATGAGAAAATTCTTTACATTGGCACCATGGGAAAGGGAACACTTGAATACTCAGCTTTTCTCACAGGGTCCTTTGGAAGAAGTACCT ATGCAAAATCTCCTGACTAGTTCTGTACTAATGATGCCTGTATCAGAGAAGACAGATGATATTCTTAACAAAGCATTTACGGTACAAATGAGCAGGCAAATGGGCAGTCCTTTGCAG GTATCCCAGCTGGATTTGAGAAGTCCCTGGACCTGGAACCCTGGTTAG
- the myb gene encoding transcriptional activator Myb isoform X6 yields MHVDLTSGQRHSLYSSDEEEEEIEMFDHDYDGPQPKSCKRQLSKTRWTREEDEKLKKLVEQHGTEDWKVIANFLPNRTDVQCQHRWQKVLNPELIKGPWTKEEDQRVIELVQKYGPKRWSVIAKHLKGRIGKQCRERWHNHLNPEVKKTSWTEEEDRIIYQAHKKLGNRWAEIAKLLPGRTDNAIKNHWNSTMRRKVEQEGYLQESPKTSQPTVTTNFQKNNHIMGFAHTPPSAQLPTTQPQVNGDYAYFHIPDPQEISNQMPYPVALHVNMANIPQPGTAAIQRHYNDEDPEKEKRIKELELLLMSTENELRGQQALPTQAADYSGWNGTVVIDNAGAHNSSVAITCLGEHRQPAHPPHMDHGCLPEESASPARCMIHPNGILSPLRNVPNSEYTETLQLIDSDPSTWGDLSSFDFLEGEDSTPSKNVTAKITQLQHKESSVCQCEGHTNTSLSKSMVCQGSPASLSSPSPSKFSTPPTILRRKKRGHPNHSTSGDSNCSTLADFSCSTPKRAHVKGLPFSPSQFLNTSANDHLEMESPALTSTPVCNQKVIVTTPLHRDQTPKLQKENDAFRTPNIRRSILEGSPRTPTPFKNALAAQEIKYGPLKMLTPSHLAEDIQDVIKQEADETAILNCLHENGQPLLKKIKQEVESPDKKMRKFFTLAPWEREHLNTQLFSQGPLEEVPMQNLLTSSVLMMPVSEKTDDILNKAFTVQMSRQMGSPLQGFT; encoded by the exons ATGCACGTGGATCTGACAAGCGGCCAGCGCCACAG TTTATACAGTAGtgatgaggaggaagaagagattgAAATGTTTGATCATGATTATGATGGTCCACAACCAAAGTCTTGTAAACGCCAGTTAAGTAAAACCCGATGGACACGTGAAGAG gatgaAAAGCTGAAGAAATTAGTTGAACAACATGGAACAGAAGACTGGAAAGTGATTGCTAATTTCCTTCCT AACCGGACCGATGTGCAGTGCCAACACCGATGGCAAAAAGTTCTAAACCCTGAACTTATTAAAGGCCCTTGGACAAAAGAAGAGGATCAAAGG GTAATAGAACTTGTTCAGAAATATGGCCCAAAGCGCTGGTCTGTTATTGCAAAGCACTTAAAAGGCAGAATAGGAAAACAGTGCCGGGAACGGTGGCATAATCACCTGAATCCTGAAGTGAAAAAAACTTCCTGGACTGAGGAAGAAGACCGAATTATATATCAAGCACATAAAAAACTTGGAAATAGATGGGCAGAAATAGCAAAGCTACTTCCTGGAAG GACTGATAACGCTATCAAGAACCATTGGAATTCCACAATGCGTCGTAAAGTAGAGCAAGAGGGCTATCTGCAGGAGTCTCCTAAAACTAGCCAGCCAACGGTGACCacaaactttcaaaaaaataaccATATTATGGGTTTTGCCCATACTCCTCCATCCGCCCAGTTGCCAACTACCCAACCCCAAGTAAATGGTGACTATGCATACTTTCACATTCCTGACCCACAAGAG ATTTCCAATCAGATGCCCTATCCAGTAGCTCTACATGTGAACATGGCCAACATTCCCCAACCAGGCACTGCAGCTATTCAA AGGCACTATAATGATGAAGATCCTGAAAAAGAGAAAAGAATAAAGGAATTAGAGTTGCTACTAATGTCGACTGAAAATGAACTGAGAGGGCAGCAGGCATTACCA ACTCAAGCAGCAGACTACTCTGGTTGGAACGGTACTGTAGTCATTGATAATGCAGGAGCTCACAACAGCAGTGTGGCCATTACTTGCCTGGGAGAACATCGACAGCCCGCACATCCACCTCACATGGATCACGGTTGCTTGCCAGAAGAAAGTGCATCACCAGCAAGATGCATGATTCATCCTAATGGAATACTCTCACCCTTGAGAAATGTTCCAAATTCTGAATACACAGAAACACTTCAACtcatagattca GATCCATCTACATGGGGTGATCTCAGCAGTTTCGACTTCCTCGAAGGGGAAGACAGCACACCTAGCAAAAATGTTACAGCCAAAATCACGCAGCTTCAGCACAAAGAGAGCAGCGTTTGCCAGTGTGAAGGACATACTAACACAAGCCTAAGCAAAAGTATGGTGTGTCAGGGCTCCCCTGCTTCGCTCAGCTCACCCTCTCCTTCAAAGTTCAGCACTCCACCAACTATCCTTCGCCGCAAAAAGAGAGGGCATCCCAACCACTCAACCAGTGGTGATAGTAATTGCTCCACACTAGCTGACTTCAGCTGCTCTACTCCCAAGCGTGCCCATGTCAAAGGTCTGCCCTTCTCTCCCTCGCAG TTTTTAAATACATCTGCAAATGACCATCTAGAAATGGAATCTCCTGCATTAACTTCTACTCCAGTGTGCAATCAAAAGGTCATTGTAACAACTCCACTACATCGTGACCAAACACCTAAGCTTCAAAAAGAAAATGATGC TTTCAGAACTCCAAACATCAGACGATCAATATTGGAAGGCTCACCTAGAACACCTACACCCTTTAAAAATGCACTTGCTGCCCAAGAAATCAAATATGGACCTTTGAAGATGCTG ACACCATCTCATCTTGCAGAAGATATTCAAGATGTAATTAAACAAGAAGCTGATGAAACTGCAATTCTAAATTGTCTTCATGAAAATGGGCAACCACTTTTAAAGAAAATTAAACAGGAA GTGGAATCTCCCGATAAGAAAATGAGAAAATTCTTTACATTGGCACCATGGGAAAGGGAACACTTGAATACTCAGCTTTTCTCACAGGGTCCTTTGGAAGAAGTACCT ATGCAAAATCTCCTGACTAGTTCTGTACTAATGATGCCTGTATCAGAGAAGACAGATGATATTCTTAACAAAGCATTTACGGTACAAATGAGCAGGCAAATGGGCAGTCCTTTGCAG GGCTTTACCTGA